Proteins from one Streptomyces sp. NBC_00390 genomic window:
- a CDS encoding PaaI family thioesterase, translated as MGEQTTVKFPQAVIDEYAELGIDLPALFSAGTLGTRMGVQILEASADRVVGTMPVEGNTQPYGLLHGGASAVLAETLGSVGSMLHGGITKIAVGVDLNCTHHRGVRSGQVTGVATPVHRGRSTATYEIVITDEQDKRVCTARLTCLLRDAQG; from the coding sequence ATGGGCGAGCAGACCACCGTGAAGTTCCCGCAAGCGGTCATCGACGAGTACGCGGAGCTCGGCATCGACCTGCCCGCACTCTTCTCCGCGGGGACGCTCGGCACGCGCATGGGCGTGCAGATCCTGGAAGCCTCCGCCGACCGCGTCGTCGGCACGATGCCGGTGGAGGGCAACACCCAGCCGTACGGGCTGCTGCACGGCGGGGCCTCCGCGGTGCTCGCCGAGACGCTCGGCTCCGTCGGCTCGATGCTGCACGGCGGAATCACCAAGATCGCCGTCGGTGTCGACCTGAACTGCACCCACCACCGGGGAGTGCGCTCCGGCCAGGTCACCGGCGTCGCCACCCCGGTGCACCGCGGCCGGTCCACCGCCACCTACGAGATCGTGATCACCGACGAGCAGGACAAGCGGGTCTGCACGGCGCGGCTGACCTGCCTGCTGCGCGACGCCCAGGGCTAG
- a CDS encoding FdhF/YdeP family oxidoreductase, with protein MASKPPAGDPVQDAPQVAAPQHAAAGLPAIGHTLRIAQQQMGVRRTAQTLLRVNQKNGFDCPGCAWPEGDKRHAAEFCENGAKAVAEEATLRRVTPEFFAAHTVADLASRSGYWLGQQGRITEPVYLPEGGERYEAVTWERAFAILAEELGALGSPDEALFYTSGRTSNEAAFLFQLFAREFGTNNLPDCSNMCHESSGSALNETIGIGKGSVSLEDLHQADLIIVAGQNPGTNHPRMLSALEQAKSSGAKIISVNPLPEAGMERFKNPQTPRGMFKGVALNDLFLQIRIGGDQALFRLLNKLIIGTPGALDEEFVREHTHGYEEFTAAARAADWDETLAATGLGRAEIEQALAMVLASKRTIVCWAMGLTQHKHAVPTIREVVNFLLLRGNIGRPGAGVCPVRGHSNVQGDRTMGIFERPAPAFLDALEREFGFAPPRRHGLDVVRSIEALRDGRAKVFFAMGGNFVGAGPDTEVTEAAMRRARLTVHVSTKLNRSHAVTGRRALILPTLGRTDKDVQASGRQVVTVEDSMGMVHASRGNLTPASPHLLSEPAIVARLARAVLGPASRTPWEDFEKDYATIRDRIARVIPGFEDFNAKIARPGGFTLPHAPRDERRFPTATGKANFTAAPVEFPKVPAGRLLLQTMRSHDQYNTTIYGLDDRYRGIKGGRRVVLVNPDDARELDLADGSYTDLVSEWKDGVERRAPGFRVVHYPTARGCAAAYYPETNVLVPLESTADTSNTPASKSVIVRFERTAGA; from the coding sequence ATGGCCAGCAAGCCGCCCGCAGGGGATCCGGTCCAGGACGCACCGCAGGTCGCGGCCCCGCAGCACGCGGCGGCGGGCCTGCCTGCCATCGGGCACACGCTGCGCATCGCACAGCAGCAGATGGGTGTGCGCCGCACCGCGCAGACCCTGCTCCGGGTCAACCAGAAGAACGGCTTCGACTGCCCCGGGTGTGCCTGGCCGGAGGGCGACAAGCGCCATGCCGCGGAGTTCTGCGAGAACGGCGCGAAGGCGGTGGCCGAGGAGGCCACCCTGCGCCGGGTCACCCCGGAATTCTTCGCCGCGCACACCGTCGCCGACCTCGCCTCGCGCAGCGGCTACTGGCTGGGCCAGCAGGGCCGGATCACTGAGCCCGTGTATCTGCCCGAGGGCGGCGAGCGGTACGAGGCGGTCACCTGGGAGCGGGCGTTCGCGATCCTCGCCGAGGAGCTCGGCGCGCTGGGCTCCCCCGACGAGGCGCTGTTCTACACCTCGGGCCGCACCAGCAACGAGGCGGCGTTCCTGTTCCAGCTGTTCGCCCGCGAGTTCGGCACCAACAACCTGCCCGACTGCTCCAACATGTGCCACGAGTCCTCCGGCTCGGCGCTGAACGAGACGATCGGCATCGGCAAGGGCAGCGTCTCGCTGGAGGACCTGCACCAGGCCGACCTGATCATCGTGGCCGGGCAGAACCCGGGTACGAACCATCCCCGGATGCTGTCCGCGCTGGAGCAGGCCAAGTCGTCCGGCGCGAAGATCATCTCGGTGAATCCGCTGCCCGAGGCCGGCATGGAACGGTTCAAGAACCCGCAGACCCCGCGCGGCATGTTCAAGGGCGTCGCGCTGAACGACCTGTTCCTGCAGATCCGCATCGGCGGCGACCAGGCGCTGTTCCGGCTCCTCAACAAGCTGATCATCGGTACCCCGGGTGCGTTGGACGAGGAGTTCGTGCGCGAACACACCCACGGATACGAGGAGTTCACCGCCGCGGCCCGCGCCGCGGACTGGGACGAGACCCTCGCGGCGACCGGCCTCGGGCGCGCCGAGATCGAGCAGGCGCTGGCGATGGTGCTCGCCTCGAAGCGCACCATCGTGTGCTGGGCGATGGGGCTGACCCAGCACAAGCACGCGGTGCCCACCATCCGCGAGGTGGTCAACTTCCTGCTGCTGCGCGGCAACATCGGCCGCCCGGGCGCGGGCGTCTGCCCCGTGCGCGGCCACTCGAACGTGCAGGGTGACCGCACCATGGGCATCTTCGAGCGCCCCGCCCCGGCGTTCCTGGACGCGCTGGAGAGGGAGTTCGGCTTCGCCCCGCCGCGCCGTCACGGCCTCGACGTCGTCAGGTCCATCGAGGCGCTGCGCGACGGCCGGGCGAAGGTCTTCTTCGCCATGGGCGGCAATTTCGTCGGCGCCGGCCCGGACACCGAGGTCACCGAGGCGGCGATGCGCCGGGCCCGGCTGACCGTCCATGTCTCCACGAAGCTGAACCGCTCGCACGCCGTCACCGGCCGGCGCGCGCTGATCCTGCCGACGCTGGGCCGCACCGACAAGGACGTGCAGGCGAGCGGACGGCAGGTGGTGACCGTCGAGGACTCGATGGGCATGGTGCACGCCTCCCGCGGCAACCTCACCCCCGCAAGCCCGCATCTGCTGTCCGAGCCGGCGATCGTGGCCCGGCTGGCGCGCGCCGTGCTCGGCCCCGCGTCGCGCACGCCGTGGGAGGACTTCGAGAAGGACTACGCCACGATCCGCGACCGGATAGCCCGGGTGATCCCCGGCTTCGAGGACTTCAACGCGAAGATCGCCCGGCCGGGCGGCTTCACGCTGCCGCACGCGCCGCGCGACGAGCGGCGCTTCCCGACGGCCACCGGAAAGGCCAACTTCACGGCGGCCCCCGTGGAGTTCCCCAAGGTCCCGGCGGGCCGGCTGCTGCTGCAGACGATGCGCTCGCACGACCAGTACAACACCACGATCTACGGCCTCGACGACCGATACCGTGGCATCAAGGGCGGCCGCCGCGTGGTGCTGGTGAACCCGGACGACGCCCGCGAGCTGGATCTCGCGGACGGCTCGTACACCGACCTGGTCAGCGAGTGGAAGGACGGTGTGGAGCGCCGCGCACCCGGCTTCCGGGTGGTCCACTACCCCACCGCGCGGGGCTGCGCTGCGGCGTACTACCCGGAGACCAATGTGCTCGTTCCGCTGGAGTCCACCGCCGACACCAGCAACACCCCGGCGAGCAAGTCGGTGATCGTACGGTTCGAGCGCACGGCGGGTGCCTGA